A single region of the Microtus ochrogaster isolate Prairie Vole_2 chromosome 2, MicOch1.0, whole genome shotgun sequence genome encodes:
- the Sst gene encoding somatostatin, whose amino-acid sequence MLSCRLQCALAALCIVLALGGVTGAPSDPRLRQFLQKSLAAAAGKQELAKYFLAELLSEPNQTENDALEPEDLPQAAEQDEMRLELQRSANSNPAMAPRERKAGCKNFFWKTFTSC is encoded by the exons ATGCTGTCCTGCCGCCTCCAGTGCGCACTGGCCGCGCTCTGCATCGTCCTGGCCTTGGGCGGTGTCACCGGCGCCCCCTCGGACCCCCGACTCCGTCAGTTTCTGCAGAAGTCTCTGGCCGCTGCCGCAGGAAAACAG GAACTGGCCAAGTACTTCTTGGCAGAGCTGCTGTCCGAGCCCAACCAGACAGAGAATGATGCCCTGGAGCCCGAGGACTTGCCCCAGGCAGCGGAGCAGGATGAAATgaggctggagctgcagaggTCTGCCAACTCGAACCCAGCCATGGCACCCCGGGAACGCAAGGCGGGCTGCAAGAACTTCTTCTGGAAGACCTTCACATCCTGCTAG